From Halapricum desulfuricans, a single genomic window includes:
- a CDS encoding 30S ribosomal protein S19: MSSDYQIGHEGEFTYRGYTLDELQDMDLEEVAELLPARVRRSINRGLSYEKQQLLEEAREAEEEQTANNPIRTHLRDMPIVPEMVGLTFAVHNGQSFERVKIEPEMLGHYLGEFQLTRTSVEHGQAGIGATRSSKFVPLK, translated from the coding sequence ATGAGCTCGGATTACCAGATCGGCCACGAAGGCGAGTTTACCTACCGTGGCTACACGCTCGACGAGCTGCAGGACATGGATCTCGAGGAAGTCGCGGAACTGCTCCCCGCACGCGTGCGGCGAAGTATCAATCGCGGCCTGTCCTACGAGAAACAGCAGTTGCTCGAAGAGGCACGCGAGGCCGAAGAGGAACAGACGGCCAACAACCCGATCCGGACACACCTCCGGGACATGCCGATCGTCCCCGAGATGGTCGGGCTGACCTTCGCCGTCCACAACGGGCAGAGCTTCGAGCGAGTGAAAATCGAGCCGGAGATGCTCGGGCACTACCTGGGCGAGTTCCAGCTCACCCGAACGTCGGTCGAACACGGACAGGCCGGCATCGGGGCGACCCGATCCTCGAAGTTCGTACCGCTCAAATAA
- a CDS encoding 50S ribosomal protein L2, with protein sequence MGRRIRGQRRGRGTPTFRAPSHRYKSDLQHRTVEDGDVVSGTVVDIEHDPARSSPIAAVEFEDGDQRLVLAPEGIGVGDEIQVGVSAEIAPGNTLPLAEIPEGVPVCNIEANQGDGGKFARASGVNGRLISHDRNVAVVELPSGEFKQLDPQCRATIGVVAGGGRTEKPLVKAGNKHHKAKARGMVWPRVRGVAMNAVDHPFGGGGRQHPGKPKSISRNAPPGRKVGDISSRRTGRGGNE encoded by the coding sequence ATGGGACGACGCATTCGCGGACAGCGACGTGGTCGCGGGACGCCGACGTTCCGTGCCCCGTCGCACCGCTATAAATCCGATCTGCAGCATCGCACTGTCGAAGACGGCGATGTCGTCTCCGGGACAGTTGTCGACATCGAGCACGACCCGGCCCGCTCGTCGCCGATCGCGGCCGTCGAGTTCGAGGACGGCGACCAGCGACTCGTACTCGCCCCCGAAGGCATCGGGGTCGGCGACGAGATCCAGGTCGGCGTCAGCGCCGAGATCGCACCTGGCAACACCCTTCCGCTGGCGGAGATCCCCGAAGGGGTTCCGGTGTGTAACATCGAGGCTAACCAGGGCGACGGCGGCAAGTTCGCCCGCGCCTCGGGTGTGAACGGCCGACTCATCAGTCACGACCGCAACGTCGCGGTCGTGGAACTACCGAGCGGCGAGTTCAAACAGCTCGATCCGCAGTGCCGGGCCACGATCGGCGTGGTCGCCGGTGGTGGTCGGACCGAGAAACCGCTGGTCAAAGCCGGAAACAAACATCACAAGGCGAAAGCGCGCGGCATGGTTTGGCCGCGGGTCCGCGGTGTGGCGATGAACGCCGTCGACCACCCGTTCGGTGGCGGTGGCCGCCAGCACCCGGGCAAGCCGAAATCGATCTCCCGTAACGCCCCGCCGGGACGGAAAGTCGGGGACATCTCTTCGCGGCGAACTGGCCGCGGTGGTAACGAATGA
- a CDS encoding 50S ribosomal protein L23 — MSVRDVIKHPHVTEKAMDKMDFQNKLLFIVDIDATKDEIVDAIETQFDVTIENVTTMVTMNGNKKAEVTLSEADDAQEVASRIGVF; from the coding sequence ATGAGCGTACGCGACGTGATCAAGCATCCACACGTCACCGAGAAGGCGATGGACAAGATGGACTTCCAGAACAAGCTACTGTTCATCGTCGATATCGACGCGACGAAAGACGAGATCGTCGACGCGATCGAGACGCAGTTCGACGTCACGATCGAGAACGTGACGACGATGGTGACGATGAACGGTAACAAGAAAGCCGAAGTAACACTGTCCGAGGCCGACGACGCGCAGGAAGTCGCCTCACGAATCGGGGTGTTCTAA
- the rpl4p gene encoding 50S ribosomal protein L4 → MQATVHDLDGDADDEIDLPAVFETTVRPDLISRAVQAAQANRKQDYGSDDYAGLRTPAESFGSGRGQAHVPRQDGTAKRVPQAVSGRRAHPPKEQKDRGLDLNDKERQKAIRSAIAATADSEVVAERGHEFESDLELPLVVSDDFEDLVKTQEVVDTLEELGVHADIERADDTKIKAGQGKSRGRKYRRPKSILFVTSEEPSKAARNLAGADVATAAEVNAEDLAPGGDAGRLTIWTESALAEVADR, encoded by the coding sequence ATGCAGGCTACAGTACACGATCTGGACGGCGACGCCGACGACGAGATCGACCTGCCGGCGGTCTTCGAAACGACCGTTCGGCCGGACCTGATCTCGCGCGCGGTCCAAGCCGCCCAGGCAAACCGAAAGCAGGACTACGGCAGCGACGACTACGCCGGCCTCCGTACCCCTGCCGAGTCGTTCGGCAGCGGTCGCGGGCAGGCGCACGTCCCGCGCCAGGATGGTACCGCAAAGCGGGTCCCCCAGGCCGTCTCCGGCCGCCGGGCCCACCCGCCGAAAGAACAGAAAGACCGCGGTCTCGATCTCAACGACAAGGAGCGCCAGAAGGCGATCCGGTCGGCGATCGCGGCGACTGCCGACAGCGAGGTCGTGGCCGAGCGCGGTCACGAGTTCGAGTCGGACCTCGAACTGCCGCTGGTCGTCAGCGACGACTTCGAGGACCTCGTGAAGACCCAGGAAGTTGTCGACACCCTCGAGGAACTCGGCGTTCACGCCGACATCGAGCGCGCCGACGACACGAAGATCAAGGCCGGACAGGGCAAGTCCCGCGGACGGAAGTACCGCCGGCCGAAGTCGATCCTGTTCGTGACCAGCGAGGAACCCTCGAAGGCCGCGCGGAACCTCGCCGGCGCGGACGTCGCGACCGCGGCCGAGGTCAACGCGGAAGACCTCGCACCCGGTGGCGACGCCGGTCGCCTGACGATCTGGACCGAGAGTGCACTCGCGGAGGTGGCTGACCGATGA
- a CDS encoding 50S ribosomal protein L3 encodes MPQPSRPRKGSMGFSPRNRSASETPRFNSWPDDDGQPGVQGFAGYKAGMTHVVLINDEPNSPREGMETTVPVTVVETPPMRAVALRAYEDTPYGLRPLTEVWTDEFHSELDRTLDLPEDGSDGTEAQITDALEAGELGDVRLITHTVPSELDGVPKKKPDVMETRVGGGSLEERVEHGLEIIEDGGEHSMNDVFRAGEYADVAGVTKGKGTQGPVKRWGVQKRKGKHARQGWRRRIGNLGPWNPSRVRSTVPQQGQTGYHQRTELNKRILDIGDDEVTPEGGFVNYGEVEGNYTLVKGSLPGPEKRLVRFRPAVRPSDSPRLDPELRYVSTDSNQG; translated from the coding sequence ATGCCACAACCAAGCAGACCACGCAAAGGCTCGATGGGTTTCAGTCCGCGCAATCGGTCGGCCAGCGAGACGCCGCGGTTCAACAGCTGGCCCGACGACGACGGACAGCCTGGCGTCCAGGGGTTCGCCGGCTACAAGGCCGGGATGACACACGTTGTGCTCATCAACGACGAACCGAACTCGCCACGCGAGGGAATGGAGACGACCGTTCCCGTCACCGTCGTCGAAACGCCACCGATGCGGGCTGTGGCGCTTCGAGCTTACGAAGACACGCCGTACGGACTCCGACCGCTGACGGAGGTCTGGACCGACGAGTTCCACTCGGAGCTCGACCGGACCCTCGACCTTCCCGAGGACGGATCCGACGGTACAGAGGCACAGATCACGGACGCTCTTGAAGCGGGCGAACTGGGCGACGTGCGGCTCATTACCCACACCGTCCCCAGCGAGCTCGACGGCGTCCCGAAGAAGAAACCCGACGTGATGGAGACACGCGTCGGCGGCGGCTCGCTCGAAGAGCGCGTCGAACACGGGCTTGAGATTATCGAGGACGGCGGCGAACACTCGATGAACGACGTGTTCCGCGCCGGCGAGTACGCCGACGTCGCGGGCGTCACCAAGGGCAAAGGGACACAGGGTCCCGTCAAGCGCTGGGGCGTCCAGAAGCGGAAGGGCAAACACGCCCGCCAGGGGTGGCGGCGCCGGATCGGCAACCTCGGTCCGTGGAACCCCTCCCGCGTCCGGTCGACCGTGCCCCAGCAGGGCCAGACCGGCTACCACCAGCGCACGGAGCTGAACAAGCGCATTCTCGACATCGGCGACGACGAGGTCACCCCTGAGGGTGGCTTCGTCAACTACGGCGAGGTCGAGGGCAACTACACGCTGGTGAAGGGATCGCTGCCGGGTCCGGAAAAGCGCCTCGTGCGCTTCCGACCGGCTGTCCGCCCGAGCGACAGCCCGCGACTCGATCCCGAGTTGCGCTACGTCTCCACCGACTCCAACCAGGGGTGA
- a CDS encoding RNA methyltransferase, translating into MTTSVLVPSSLTREAEDKREATRKLGYVARAATVFRADRLTIIPDPDGEGKLDGGFVETVLRYAATPPYLRKEVWGKRDELESVGVLPPLHVTPRTGSGSNDSGSLRQGLVTEVGSDGRVRVNCGMQHPISLAVPSGMEVSEGERVAVRIYSRRPVRAKLVDEPLPGFAVDRADLDEALSRTDAGVRIAASRHGVELTTDRLGQLVGTIHGEDDGAGDLTVAFGSPERGLPAIMGIDPDGVGPTEIETVTGSESDATRFDLWLNTIPDQGSEVVRTEEAMFATLACLSLTE; encoded by the coding sequence ATGACGACCAGCGTGCTCGTGCCGTCGTCCCTCACCCGGGAAGCCGAGGACAAACGCGAGGCGACTCGCAAACTCGGTTACGTGGCCCGCGCGGCCACGGTCTTCCGGGCGGATCGGCTGACGATCATCCCCGACCCTGACGGCGAAGGGAAGTTGGACGGCGGGTTCGTCGAAACCGTCTTACGGTACGCCGCGACGCCGCCGTACCTCCGAAAGGAGGTGTGGGGCAAGCGGGACGAACTGGAGTCCGTTGGCGTCCTGCCGCCGCTCCACGTGACACCACGGACCGGCTCCGGATCGAACGATTCGGGGTCGTTGAGACAGGGACTCGTGACCGAGGTCGGATCTGATGGGCGCGTTCGGGTCAATTGCGGCATGCAACACCCGATCTCTCTGGCTGTTCCCTCCGGAATGGAGGTCAGCGAGGGGGAGCGCGTTGCCGTCAGGATCTATTCGCGACGACCGGTCCGCGCGAAACTCGTCGACGAACCCCTTCCGGGGTTTGCCGTCGACCGTGCGGACCTGGACGAAGCGCTCTCGCGTACCGACGCTGGCGTGCGGATCGCCGCATCGCGCCACGGTGTCGAACTCACGACCGACCGTCTCGGCCAGCTGGTCGGGACGATCCACGGTGAGGACGACGGCGCGGGCGATCTGACCGTCGCGTTTGGCTCGCCCGAGCGCGGGTTGCCCGCCATCATGGGGATCGACCCCGACGGTGTCGGGCCGACTGAGATCGAGACGGTCACCGGATCCGAATCGGACGCTACCCGATTCGACCTCTGGCTGAACACGATCCCGGATCAAGGCAGCGAGGTGGTGCGAACCGAAGAAGCGATGTTCGCAACACTGGCCTGCCTCAGTCTCACGGAGTGA
- a CDS encoding DUF7524 family protein, translating to MTDTLPVHVNRDQLHGLEVPNEVEVSGSFDVVLQNHGESVHVHLHLDDDLSDIATLSANNHHVASDSTRRITVDVSGSGPVRGKLKVATAYGATTRYVDVILTEPEPEPRDVAVDESLSKPQPRSTPTRTRDRSVDAFDISIRPEIAVLVLGAVALAVAIAATLLFENTVVLLGSFVVLAGVLVAIYLLVA from the coding sequence GTGACAGATACGCTGCCGGTCCACGTCAACCGTGATCAGTTGCACGGCCTCGAGGTGCCCAACGAAGTCGAGGTGAGCGGATCGTTCGACGTGGTCCTGCAGAACCACGGGGAATCAGTCCACGTGCACTTGCACTTGGACGACGACCTATCCGATATCGCGACGCTGTCAGCGAACAACCATCACGTCGCGAGCGACTCGACGCGGCGTATCACCGTCGACGTATCGGGGTCCGGCCCCGTCCGCGGGAAGCTCAAAGTCGCCACGGCGTACGGTGCGACGACCCGATATGTGGACGTGATACTCACCGAACCGGAGCCGGAACCGCGGGACGTTGCTGTCGACGAGTCACTCTCGAAGCCACAGCCACGATCGACGCCTACCCGGACACGGGACCGTTCCGTCGATGCGTTCGATATCTCGATCCGTCCGGAGATCGCTGTCCTCGTTCTCGGTGCCGTCGCGCTGGCGGTCGCTATCGCTGCGACGCTTCTGTTCGAAAATACCGTCGTGCTGCTGGGATCGTTCGTCGTTCTGGCTGGCGTTCTCGTCGCGATATACCTCCTCGTCGCCTGA
- a CDS encoding methytransferase partner Trm112 — translation MNEDLLDIVCCPLDKSELELDAQDRDEGEIVTGTLTCTECGETYPIEDGIPNLLPPDMREETPA, via the coding sequence ATGAACGAGGATCTGCTCGACATCGTCTGTTGCCCACTCGATAAATCCGAACTCGAACTCGACGCGCAGGACCGCGACGAGGGCGAGATCGTCACCGGCACACTGACGTGTACGGAATGCGGTGAGACGTATCCGATTGAGGACGGCATCCCGAACCTGCTGCCGCCGGACATGCGCGAGGAAACGCCGGCCTAG
- a CDS encoding methyl-accepting chemotaxis protein, translated as MAANTGRVLVVCRPDNREHAVETLEPVTADVPVETVTSVPDARTALDTNDVICVVSFVEVRDSRGNEWVSGIELYEEVDDRPSNIPYVLISETGNDDIVQMALDAGVSNLVRPWPGDRPERDLQEIVEQVVTRRRIYTTVDAATDGNLDVRIDTADLEGDFREIATRVNGLIDSIQDDMERRQQVARDLDSSIQELRSRSEQVADSSDGISDGTQEMTTRIEQANSEVSTLSATVEEIAATSDDVAKTSEDAVEAANDGQESAESAMNAMENIDEAATEVADDVTRLQERVNEIDEIVELINDIADQTNILALNANIEAARAGESGDGFAVVANEVKNLATESQEHAETIEDMLEGVQRDTETTVQSLEQATDEIETGVSEVEATMQALDDIAEKIRDATTGMEEVANATDDQAASTEEVASMMDEIAEMAEDTADEIQEIADANSKQVSEISQLERSMRQLVEDDSAV; from the coding sequence ATGGCCGCAAACACTGGGCGCGTGCTCGTCGTCTGTCGCCCGGACAACCGAGAGCATGCCGTCGAAACGCTGGAGCCGGTGACCGCCGACGTACCCGTCGAGACAGTCACGTCCGTCCCGGACGCCCGGACTGCACTCGATACGAACGACGTGATCTGCGTCGTGAGCTTCGTCGAAGTACGCGACTCGCGCGGAAACGAATGGGTTAGCGGCATTGAGCTGTACGAGGAAGTCGACGACCGCCCGTCGAACATTCCGTACGTCCTTATCTCCGAGACCGGTAATGACGACATCGTCCAGATGGCGCTCGACGCCGGCGTGTCGAACCTCGTTCGACCCTGGCCGGGCGACCGTCCCGAACGGGACCTGCAGGAGATCGTCGAACAGGTCGTCACGCGGCGTCGTATCTACACGACTGTCGACGCTGCCACCGACGGGAACCTCGACGTACGGATCGACACGGCCGATCTCGAAGGGGATTTCCGGGAGATCGCGACCCGTGTGAACGGCCTGATCGACTCGATACAGGACGATATGGAACGACGCCAGCAGGTCGCCCGGGACCTCGATTCGTCGATCCAGGAACTGCGGTCGCGATCCGAACAGGTCGCCGACAGCTCTGACGGCATCAGCGATGGCACCCAGGAGATGACAACCCGGATCGAGCAGGCAAACAGCGAGGTGTCGACGCTGTCCGCGACTGTCGAGGAAATCGCGGCAACGTCCGATGACGTTGCCAAGACGAGCGAGGACGCGGTCGAGGCCGCGAACGACGGCCAAGAGTCCGCCGAGAGCGCGATGAACGCCATGGAGAACATCGACGAGGCGGCGACCGAAGTGGCCGACGACGTGACGCGTCTCCAGGAGCGGGTCAACGAGATCGACGAGATTGTCGAGCTCATCAACGACATCGCAGACCAGACGAACATCCTGGCGCTAAATGCCAACATCGAGGCCGCACGTGCCGGGGAGTCCGGCGACGGGTTCGCCGTCGTCGCCAACGAAGTCAAAAATCTCGCGACGGAATCCCAGGAACACGCCGAGACGATCGAGGACATGCTGGAGGGCGTCCAGCGTGACACCGAGACGACCGTCCAGAGCCTCGAACAGGCGACCGACGAGATCGAGACTGGCGTCTCCGAGGTCGAAGCGACCATGCAGGCCCTCGATGACATCGCCGAGAAGATTCGCGACGCGACGACCGGCATGGAGGAGGTCGCCAACGCGACCGACGACCAGGCAGCCTCGACGGAGGAAGTCGCATCGATGATGGACGAGATTGCGGAGATGGCCGAGGATACCGCCGACGAGATCCAGGAGATCGCGGATGCCAACAGCAAGCAGGTCTCCGAGATCAGTCAGCTGGAGCGGTCGATGCGACAACTCGTCGAAGACGACAGCGCGGTCTGA
- a CDS encoding TrmB family transcriptional regulator sugar-binding domain-containing protein, with the protein MQVQDINTNDQLITGIREQIESGTHEILIGTSPEVYEKIEDSLAESYADGAFIALCLYTDTQTAAEYDFEETATLVRAWDQELDTLLAVDQQTGVIGMPNEEEEEVIGLKYDTDRLYGLAFMQFMSQHWDEGEEVYITDARQLPYETANLRDAALNTALHLREGNAVGFQARVREAPAEEDSTWQTMEGQLTTVRQSFVEPSTNSFFGEIGLVGHTDRDGRVTMGGHGAYFEDYEARDIVLTPI; encoded by the coding sequence ATGCAAGTACAAGACATCAATACGAACGACCAACTGATCACGGGAATCCGCGAACAGATCGAGTCCGGTACGCACGAGATCCTGATCGGGACGTCGCCGGAGGTCTACGAGAAGATCGAAGACTCGCTGGCGGAGAGCTACGCCGACGGCGCGTTCATCGCACTCTGTCTCTACACTGACACACAGACGGCAGCCGAATACGACTTCGAGGAGACGGCGACGCTGGTTCGGGCCTGGGACCAGGAGCTCGACACGCTGTTGGCCGTCGACCAGCAGACCGGTGTCATCGGCATGCCCAACGAGGAGGAAGAAGAGGTGATCGGGCTCAAGTACGACACGGATCGACTCTACGGCCTGGCGTTCATGCAGTTCATGTCCCAGCACTGGGACGAGGGTGAGGAGGTCTACATTACGGACGCGCGACAGCTCCCGTACGAAACCGCTAACCTCCGGGACGCGGCACTGAACACCGCGTTGCACCTCCGTGAGGGGAACGCCGTCGGGTTCCAGGCGCGTGTTCGGGAGGCGCCCGCCGAGGAAGATTCCACCTGGCAGACGATGGAAGGGCAACTGACGACCGTCCGTCAGAGCTTCGTCGAGCCGAGTACGAATTCCTTTTTCGGCGAGATCGGGCTCGTCGGCCATACTGACAGGGATGGTCGCGTGACAATGGGAGGCCACGGCGCGTATTTCGAGGACTACGAGGCCCGGGACATCGTTCTCACGCCGATCTGA
- a CDS encoding GIY-YIG nuclease family protein, whose product MSDEHHVYVLRCADDTFYTGYTTDVERRVEEHQAGQGAKYTRGRTPVELLHVESYETRSEAMSREYEIKQLSRADKERLVDTS is encoded by the coding sequence ATGTCGGACGAACATCACGTGTACGTCCTCCGTTGTGCCGACGACACCTTCTATACTGGCTATACCACGGACGTCGAGCGCCGCGTCGAGGAACATCAGGCCGGGCAGGGAGCGAAGTACACCCGCGGGCGCACGCCTGTCGAACTCCTACACGTCGAGTCCTACGAAACGAGAAGCGAGGCGATGTCCCGCGAGTACGAGATCAAACAGCTCTCTCGGGCGGATAAAGAGCGGCTTGTCGATACGTCGTGA
- a CDS encoding DUF7563 family protein — protein sequence MPKCNHCNAHVSDQFARVFANEFGEILACPNCSANAGIAEVAQQRARQT from the coding sequence ATGCCCAAGTGTAATCACTGCAATGCACACGTCTCGGACCAGTTCGCGCGAGTCTTCGCCAACGAGTTCGGCGAGATTCTCGCGTGTCCCAACTGCTCGGCAAACGCCGGCATCGCCGAAGTGGCCCAGCAGCGCGCTCGCCAGACGTGA
- a CDS encoding DUF1931 family protein, with protein MADLIVKAAVKEALDDMNVASDFYDALDEEVDELLEDAARRAEANDRKTVQPRDL; from the coding sequence ATGGCAGACCTAATCGTCAAAGCCGCTGTCAAGGAAGCGCTCGATGATATGAACGTCGCCTCGGACTTCTACGATGCCCTCGACGAGGAAGTCGACGAGCTGCTGGAAGACGCCGCTCGTCGCGCCGAGGCCAACGACCGCAAGACGGTGCAGCCGCGCGACCTGTAA
- the porB gene encoding pyruvate synthase subunit PorB produces MSSDLQDQDYTDELEHGEELWNPGHRACAGCGPALAMKYITEAAGENTIVTNATGCMEVVSTPYPESAWGTSYIHNIFENAASVAAGVEAAYKSFDRRDPDHLDVEDSDDLNIIAIGGDGATADIGFRALSGMMERGHDVLYIMYDNEAYMNTGVQRSSQTPFGAATTTSPAGKESIGNDTNKKDMISIAADHGIPYAATASISNPHDFKQKVEKALEIEGPKFLHVYAPCPVGWSFDSAKTVDLAEKAVETGLFPVFEMEDGEITSVNKIRDREPVDEWLEPQGRFKHLFKDEEKGEQAIEELQTWIDERAEDLGLDA; encoded by the coding sequence ATGAGCTCCGACCTACAAGACCAGGACTACACCGACGAACTCGAGCACGGCGAGGAACTGTGGAACCCCGGCCACCGCGCGTGTGCCGGCTGTGGCCCCGCGCTGGCGATGAAATACATCACCGAAGCCGCCGGCGAGAACACCATCGTCACCAACGCGACGGGTTGTATGGAAGTCGTCTCGACGCCGTACCCCGAGAGCGCCTGGGGGACCAGCTATATCCACAACATCTTCGAGAACGCCGCATCGGTCGCGGCCGGTGTCGAGGCCGCCTACAAGTCCTTCGACCGGCGTGATCCGGACCACCTCGACGTCGAGGACAGCGACGATCTCAACATCATCGCAATCGGTGGAGACGGCGCGACCGCCGACATCGGCTTCCGCGCGCTGTCGGGCATGATGGAGCGCGGCCACGACGTTCTCTACATCATGTACGACAACGAGGCGTACATGAACACTGGCGTCCAGCGCTCCAGCCAGACGCCGTTCGGAGCGGCGACGACCACCTCACCCGCTGGCAAGGAGAGCATCGGCAACGACACCAACAAGAAGGACATGATTTCGATCGCCGCCGACCACGGCATCCCCTACGCCGCGACGGCGTCGATTTCCAACCCGCACGACTTCAAACAGAAAGTCGAGAAGGCCCTCGAAATCGAGGGGCCGAAGTTCCTCCACGTCTACGCGCCATGTCCGGTCGGCTGGAGTTTCGACTCCGCGAAGACCGTCGATCTGGCCGAAAAAGCCGTCGAAACTGGTCTGTTCCCGGTCTTCGAGATGGAAGACGGCGAGATCACCAGCGTCAACAAGATCCGCGACCGCGAACCGGTCGATGAGTGGCTCGAGCCTCAGGGCCGGTTCAAGCACCTCTTCAAGGACGAGGAAAAAGGCGAGCAAGCCATCGAGGAACTACAGACCTGGATCGACGAACGGGCCGAGGACCTCGGCTTGGACGCCTAA